Proteins from a single region of Siphonobacter curvatus:
- a CDS encoding two-component regulator propeller domain-containing protein encodes MKSLLPLLAFIIGFTVSTAQPRLSISPEKALQEDLMFKRYGSTDGLPDNRVRSFFQDRKGFLWIGTMNGLAQYDGYRFRKFYKNKDAIAGNWIYDICEDSQGRLWIGTREGLSRFDPRTETFQNFRNNPKDSTSLFCNQINALLVDSRDQVWVGTPQGLTVWSPKTQQFRTLRTEPLNRPIRKMIRSQGDYLWIATAEGPVRYHASNGTYTFYPLSVKPNAYGDHYWSLLEDQRHLYLATGGDGLWRLPYQPERNSYGKAEPLHNFSGQTLAQTQIFDLCKSPDGAFWLGTDRGLARLEALDSPQVRLRWYRTNPSNPQSLSNNLVYRLFLDRTQRLWCGTEQQISTLDLSGLPFQSYTFPSGAAEDQVRSIAAGPGATVWLGMGKSGLYRYNLSNGATERFRLESQSSFWNEHRALLRASSGDLWIGTLGGAVRMTARQQVHAELEGSAVFSFLEDSQKNIWLGTNHGLYRRTPDGKKSRIRLGTSDTEFIRSLLEDQAGLLWIGFDNSGLGRYNPKTGVFEWIKDASHSLGSAIYALVEFPKQVIWAGSESGLHQITADPKGAYQVKTYSEKQGLLHPSVNGIVPDTQGFLWISTIKGLMRFQPASGRFQTYLPNQRFSYNVMSRLNESQLLYGLTNGFLRFDPSQLQHRISLPTVVFTDFKLFNESVGIGQVSQGDTVLRQSLSETQTLTLHYKNNVFSVDFAALDVANPEGTTYVYQMEGFDQAWIPVDAQHRSATYTNLSAGTYTFRVKAANSFGEWSAKPAALAFQILPPPWKTWWAITGYIVLFHVLLLTFIRYLLLQARQRDALALEQIEKEQLKNLHQLKLRFFTDISHEFRTPLTLMAGPIEELMNSSEVRGKVREKVQLLQRNSRKLLQLIEELMTFQKLEQGKIQLHKRTLNLVDWVEEMYQNFVPLAERRQITFELTAPTSEIRSDIDPVQLEKVLNNLLSNAFKFTPAGGQVRLELFLSEPDGVCLRVQDTGSGLTPEQQSHLFERFYQSDPNREGSGVGLSLVKSLIELHGGRITVTSEPDVQTEFTVWLPLQNALLEMQPLHLRTEPLVQSEVGAIRWLGMPEDEKPELLLVDDNDEVLEFLSLLFQDHYRITRALNGQEALACVQQREPQAIISDVMMPVMDGLELCRNLKSNLDTCHVPLILLTARARVESEMEGIGVGADDYVAKPFHPDLLRLRVQTLIENRQQLIRKYQSADEIIPKDLTRNPLDEAFLQKVIQSIEQNLSNEEFSVEELGECVCMSRSNLFRKLKALTGQTPLEFIYFIRLKHAMQLLLERKYSIAEITYEVGFKNPSSFSKSFRKQFGKAPTEYLQEQIARQKN; translated from the coding sequence ATGAAAAGTCTTCTGCCTCTGCTGGCGTTTATAATCGGATTTACCGTTAGTACGGCTCAGCCCCGGCTTTCCATCAGTCCCGAGAAAGCCTTGCAGGAGGACCTCATGTTTAAACGCTACGGAAGTACCGACGGCTTGCCTGATAATCGGGTACGGTCGTTTTTTCAGGATCGAAAGGGGTTTCTCTGGATCGGTACCATGAATGGACTGGCTCAGTACGATGGCTATCGTTTCCGGAAATTCTACAAAAACAAGGATGCGATCGCCGGAAACTGGATTTATGACATCTGCGAGGATAGCCAGGGGCGGCTCTGGATCGGCACTCGCGAAGGACTGAGCCGCTTCGATCCGCGTACAGAAACCTTCCAGAATTTCCGAAATAATCCCAAAGATTCGACGTCGCTTTTTTGCAATCAGATTAACGCTTTGCTGGTCGACTCGCGGGATCAGGTGTGGGTAGGGACCCCACAGGGACTGACCGTATGGAGCCCGAAAACGCAGCAGTTCCGAACGCTTCGAACCGAGCCGCTGAATCGTCCCATTCGAAAAATGATCCGCTCGCAGGGCGATTACCTCTGGATTGCCACCGCCGAAGGGCCGGTTCGCTACCACGCCTCCAACGGAACGTACACCTTCTATCCCCTGAGTGTAAAACCCAACGCATATGGTGATCATTACTGGTCGTTGCTGGAAGATCAGCGGCATTTGTATCTGGCCACGGGTGGCGATGGCCTCTGGCGACTGCCCTACCAGCCCGAACGCAACAGCTACGGGAAAGCGGAGCCTCTGCATAACTTTTCAGGACAGACGCTGGCTCAGACGCAGATTTTTGACCTCTGTAAATCACCCGATGGAGCTTTCTGGCTGGGTACGGATCGGGGACTAGCCCGACTCGAAGCCCTCGATTCACCACAAGTACGACTTCGCTGGTACCGAACCAACCCCAGCAATCCGCAGAGTTTGAGCAATAATCTGGTGTATCGCCTCTTTCTGGACCGTACGCAACGACTCTGGTGCGGTACGGAGCAACAGATCAGTACGCTCGATTTAAGTGGGCTGCCTTTTCAGTCGTATACCTTTCCCTCCGGTGCAGCCGAAGATCAGGTGCGTAGCATTGCGGCGGGGCCGGGGGCAACGGTTTGGCTGGGGATGGGCAAATCCGGATTGTACCGTTACAACCTATCGAATGGTGCAACGGAGCGGTTCCGGCTGGAAAGTCAATCCTCGTTCTGGAACGAGCACCGAGCTTTATTACGAGCCTCCAGCGGTGACCTTTGGATCGGTACGCTTGGTGGGGCGGTGCGAATGACGGCGAGGCAGCAAGTACACGCCGAACTGGAAGGGTCCGCCGTTTTTTCTTTCCTCGAAGATTCACAAAAGAACATCTGGTTAGGCACCAACCACGGCTTATACCGGCGAACGCCCGATGGGAAAAAGAGCCGTATTCGTCTGGGTACTAGCGATACGGAATTCATTCGCTCCTTACTGGAAGATCAGGCAGGTTTGCTTTGGATTGGTTTCGATAATAGCGGGCTGGGGCGGTACAATCCCAAAACCGGCGTTTTTGAGTGGATCAAAGACGCCAGCCATTCGTTGGGAAGTGCCATTTATGCACTCGTTGAATTCCCTAAACAGGTGATCTGGGCGGGCTCTGAATCGGGTTTACACCAAATCACAGCCGATCCGAAAGGAGCGTATCAGGTCAAAACCTATTCCGAAAAGCAGGGCCTGCTACACCCCTCGGTAAATGGAATTGTGCCCGATACCCAGGGCTTTCTTTGGATCAGTACCATCAAAGGGCTCATGCGATTTCAGCCCGCTTCGGGGCGTTTTCAGACGTACTTGCCCAACCAGCGGTTTAGCTATAATGTCATGAGTCGGTTGAACGAGAGCCAGTTGCTGTACGGACTGACGAATGGCTTTCTTCGGTTTGATCCAAGCCAGCTTCAGCACCGGATTTCATTACCTACCGTTGTCTTCACGGATTTCAAACTTTTCAATGAAAGTGTGGGAATCGGTCAGGTCAGTCAGGGCGATACTGTACTGCGGCAGTCCCTAAGCGAAACGCAGACCCTTACGCTGCATTATAAAAACAACGTATTCAGCGTCGATTTTGCGGCCCTGGATGTGGCGAATCCCGAGGGAACGACCTATGTCTACCAAATGGAAGGCTTTGATCAGGCCTGGATTCCGGTCGATGCCCAGCATCGGTCGGCCACGTATACCAACCTGAGTGCCGGAACCTATACCTTTCGCGTAAAAGCCGCCAATAGTTTCGGTGAATGGAGTGCCAAACCGGCGGCCCTTGCGTTCCAGATCTTACCGCCCCCTTGGAAAACCTGGTGGGCCATTACGGGATATATTGTGCTTTTTCACGTGTTACTCCTCACCTTCATCCGTTATCTGCTACTACAGGCCCGGCAGCGGGATGCCCTGGCGTTGGAACAGATCGAAAAAGAGCAACTTAAAAATCTGCATCAGCTCAAACTCCGCTTTTTCACGGACATTTCGCACGAATTCCGGACACCACTTACCCTCATGGCGGGACCGATTGAAGAGCTAATGAATAGCTCGGAAGTACGGGGTAAGGTCCGCGAGAAAGTACAGTTGCTGCAACGCAATAGCCGTAAATTACTGCAACTCATTGAAGAACTGATGACGTTCCAAAAGCTCGAACAGGGCAAAATACAACTTCACAAACGGACGTTGAATCTGGTGGACTGGGTAGAGGAAATGTACCAGAACTTTGTACCGCTGGCCGAACGTCGACAGATTACCTTTGAACTGACGGCTCCAACTTCCGAAATCCGATCGGATATAGACCCCGTTCAGCTGGAAAAAGTACTGAATAACCTCTTATCCAATGCCTTTAAGTTTACGCCGGCGGGTGGGCAGGTACGACTGGAACTGTTCCTGTCCGAACCGGATGGGGTGTGCCTGCGGGTGCAGGATACCGGTAGTGGACTGACCCCCGAACAGCAAAGCCACCTTTTCGAACGCTTTTACCAGTCGGATCCCAACCGGGAAGGGTCGGGTGTGGGTTTATCGCTGGTGAAAAGTCTGATTGAACTACACGGGGGCCGGATTACCGTGACTAGCGAACCGGACGTGCAGACGGAATTCACGGTATGGCTGCCCCTGCAAAACGCTCTGTTGGAAATGCAACCGCTTCACCTCCGTACGGAGCCGCTGGTACAGAGCGAAGTCGGAGCCATTCGCTGGTTAGGAATGCCCGAAGACGAGAAACCCGAATTATTATTGGTGGATGATAACGACGAAGTACTCGAATTTTTAAGCCTGCTTTTTCAGGATCACTATCGCATTACCCGGGCCCTGAATGGTCAGGAAGCACTGGCTTGCGTACAGCAACGCGAACCGCAGGCGATCATCAGTGATGTCATGATGCCCGTGATGGATGGGCTGGAGCTATGCCGGAATCTGAAAAGTAACCTGGATACCTGCCACGTACCCCTGATTTTGCTCACGGCACGGGCCCGCGTGGAGAGCGAAATGGAAGGTATTGGCGTTGGGGCGGATGATTACGTCGCCAAACCCTTTCACCCCGATTTGTTACGCCTCCGGGTACAGACGCTCATCGAAAATCGGCAGCAGCTTATTCGAAAATATCAGTCGGCTGACGAGATCATTCCGAAAGATCTAACTCGCAATCCGCTCGACGAGGCCTTCCTGCAAAAAGTCATTCAGTCCATCGAACAGAATCTGAGTAACGAAGAATTTAGCGTGGAAGAACTCGGCGAATGCGTGTGCATGAGTCGCAGTAACCTGTTCCGAAAACTGAAAGCCCTGACCGGGCAGACCCCGTTGGAATTCATTTATTTCATCCGGCTAAAACACGCAATGCAGCTCCTGCTGGAACGTAAATACAGCATTGCTGAAATTACCTACGAGGTGGGTTTCAAAAATCCTTCCTCGTTCAGTAAGTCCTTTCGCAAACAGTTCGGGAAAGCTCCCACCGAGTACCTACAGGAGCAAATCGCCCGACAGAAAAACTAA
- a CDS encoding sugar MFS transporter produces MAHIPLQSVRVPETDAQTSYRPALVSLAVLYFMMGFITCLNDTLVPFFKKGFQLSYSQSSLVQFYFFLTYGIMSIPAGRLVEKVGYKKGMVLGFAVAGAGALLFLPASLLHEYTLFLGALFVIAIGIVLLQVAANPYITVLGPAETASSRLTLIQGVGSLGTTLAPLFGAAFILAPLQEASSDAVQYPYLGIAALLAVIALTVSRLRLPDIQIQVEEKSQTQGRRVFSFRNLRFGILGIFCYVGAEVSVGTFLTNYITDTVHITENEANGYVSLYWGSMLVGRFLGAYLLKFLKASATLATCAGLAIVLISFSINATGYVAVWSMIAVGLCNSIMFAIIFSLAVQGLGSYTTQASGLLSTAIAGGAIVSYGQGLLIDHYTWPIAFLLPILCYAYLVFFGLNGHKSSLAS; encoded by the coding sequence ATGGCTCACATTCCCCTGCAATCGGTACGCGTACCGGAAACGGACGCTCAAACCTCCTACCGCCCCGCCCTCGTGTCGCTGGCTGTGCTTTACTTCATGATGGGTTTTATTACCTGTCTGAATGATACGCTGGTGCCCTTTTTCAAGAAAGGTTTTCAGCTCAGTTATTCGCAGTCGTCGCTGGTACAGTTCTACTTTTTTCTTACCTACGGCATCATGTCGATTCCGGCGGGTCGTCTGGTGGAAAAAGTAGGCTACAAGAAAGGGATGGTACTGGGATTTGCCGTAGCGGGGGCTGGGGCCTTGTTGTTTCTTCCGGCTTCCCTGCTGCACGAGTACACGCTGTTTCTGGGAGCCCTGTTTGTGATTGCCATCGGCATCGTGTTGTTACAGGTAGCGGCGAATCCGTATATCACCGTATTGGGACCCGCTGAAACAGCGTCTTCCCGACTGACGCTCATTCAGGGCGTAGGTTCGCTCGGTACGACGCTAGCTCCGCTGTTTGGAGCCGCCTTTATTCTGGCTCCCTTGCAAGAGGCTTCGAGCGATGCCGTGCAGTATCCCTATCTGGGCATTGCGGCCCTCTTAGCGGTGATTGCCCTGACTGTAAGTCGCTTACGCTTACCAGATATTCAGATTCAGGTGGAAGAAAAAAGCCAAACTCAGGGCCGGCGTGTGTTTTCTTTTCGGAATCTGCGGTTCGGTATTCTGGGGATCTTCTGCTACGTGGGAGCGGAAGTGTCGGTCGGCACCTTTCTGACGAACTACATTACCGACACCGTTCATATTACAGAAAATGAAGCTAATGGCTACGTTTCGCTGTACTGGGGTAGTATGCTGGTGGGTCGTTTTCTGGGAGCTTACTTGTTGAAATTTCTAAAGGCCTCCGCTACGCTGGCTACCTGTGCCGGACTAGCGATTGTACTGATTAGCTTTTCCATCAATGCAACGGGATACGTGGCGGTCTGGAGTATGATTGCCGTGGGACTTTGTAACTCCATCATGTTCGCGATCATTTTCTCGCTAGCAGTGCAGGGACTGGGATCCTACACGACGCAGGCTTCCGGACTACTCTCTACAGCCATTGCGGGAGGAGCCATTGTTTCCTACGGTCAGGGTCTGCTCATCGACCATTACACCTGGCCAATTGCTTTTCTGCTGCCCATCCTCTGTTACGCGTACCTGGTTTTCTTTGGCCTCAACGGGCACAAGTCCTCCTTAGCCTCTTAA
- a CDS encoding SusC/RagA family TonB-linked outer membrane protein, which produces MRLLVYFSLLLILPLAGWAQERTLSGRVTAEGGQGLPGVNVLLKGTSIGTSTDAEGRFTLRTTTTDGTLIFSSIGYVKQEIALGSRTAIDVAMVADAQALNEVVVVGYGEQSRKALSTAVSSVSSKQLKDIPVANPAQALAAQVSGVNIAQTGGQPGAAPVIRIRGVGSLGAGNSPLYVVDGYPLAGADNFNQINPGDIQSIEVLKDAAAAAIYGSRGGNGVILVTTKRGTPGKTRINFNTFVGVQNIARKISLMNNAQFIDFSKESAVNAGLKYYAFYDTPPADLPQTDWQDAIYRQALMTQQELSASGGSEKIRYHVSGSYLKQEGILKATEFERFTLRANLEAQLSKRVRAGVVLAPSLTNTKYQTVAGTNDASVIAVGTDPIAAALVMPSLFPERLANGDYANTNNYPLTQGANSISPNFRGPTVQFDQYRDRGSSPRFLANSFVEWEIIPDLSVKTSFGVEYNTDTRNQFVPATMPSNTAPTANISNPLVNNVAAAKRLNTSSNWLWENTLHYRKTIGADHSFDLLAGYTAQSAVGSGNVITGVNGSFVNDLITNISGAGTTTATNSYSKNNLVSWLGRVNYSYKDKYLLSAAIRRDGSSRFGANNRYATFPSVSAAWRLSEENFMKSIAIISDLKIRGSYGLTGNNNIGNYASQSYATQANYAFGSGAGNRVYGYAATNIANAGLTWETNQQTDLGLELGLWKDRISLTADVYQRLTTGLLNNRNVPAIVGIAGSVLENIGKIENKGLELSITSRNVSSGDLSWTTNGNISFNQNRVVSLVTDKPIYYSAGGFTNYAIVIPGMPLGEFYGYRQIGVFRDQSEVDAGATWASGGSKPGDIKYEDVNGDGTINASDLTYLGNPLPKFTYGLTNTLSWKGFDLNIILQGSQGNKIWAQWLRSGYFFNGNANTITDVANRWRSPSDPGNGWQPRATNTASGGANNPSSRYVYDASFLRIRTVSFGYSLPSEVVKRWKFEQARLYVSGQNLYTFTKYIGYNPEANDNGNTTAPTYGYDSASYPLARTITVGLNLGF; this is translated from the coding sequence ATGCGTTTATTAGTATACTTTTCTCTTTTACTGATCTTACCTCTGGCGGGATGGGCTCAGGAACGAACACTTTCAGGACGGGTGACAGCCGAAGGTGGACAAGGCTTACCCGGCGTCAATGTGCTGCTGAAGGGGACGTCTATAGGTACCTCTACGGACGCCGAAGGGCGGTTTACCCTGCGAACCACCACTACGGACGGTACACTGATTTTTTCTTCGATTGGCTACGTAAAACAGGAAATTGCCCTAGGCAGTCGCACCGCTATTGATGTGGCGATGGTAGCCGATGCTCAGGCCCTGAACGAAGTCGTCGTTGTGGGGTACGGTGAACAGAGTCGCAAGGCCTTGTCCACGGCGGTGAGTTCCGTTTCGTCCAAACAACTGAAAGATATTCCGGTAGCCAATCCGGCCCAGGCTCTGGCGGCTCAGGTCTCGGGCGTGAACATTGCCCAGACGGGTGGGCAGCCGGGAGCGGCTCCCGTCATCCGGATTCGGGGCGTGGGTTCACTCGGGGCCGGAAACAGTCCGTTGTACGTGGTCGACGGCTATCCGCTGGCGGGTGCCGACAATTTCAACCAGATCAATCCCGGTGATATCCAATCCATCGAAGTATTGAAAGATGCCGCCGCCGCGGCCATTTATGGGTCGCGGGGCGGTAACGGCGTGATTCTGGTCACGACCAAACGCGGTACGCCCGGCAAAACGCGGATCAACTTTAATACCTTCGTCGGGGTACAAAACATTGCCCGGAAAATTTCGCTGATGAACAACGCCCAGTTCATTGATTTCTCGAAGGAATCGGCGGTGAATGCGGGACTCAAGTACTACGCGTTTTACGACACCCCCCCCGCCGATCTGCCCCAAACGGACTGGCAGGACGCCATCTATCGGCAGGCTCTGATGACGCAACAGGAATTGTCGGCTTCGGGTGGCAGTGAGAAAATTCGCTACCACGTTTCGGGCTCCTATCTAAAACAGGAAGGAATTCTCAAAGCCACCGAGTTTGAGCGATTTACGCTACGGGCCAATCTGGAAGCTCAGCTTTCGAAACGCGTACGGGCGGGAGTCGTACTGGCTCCTTCGTTGACCAATACAAAATATCAGACCGTCGCTGGAACCAACGATGCCTCCGTCATTGCCGTGGGTACCGATCCGATTGCGGCGGCTTTGGTGATGCCCTCGTTGTTTCCCGAACGCCTGGCTAACGGCGATTACGCCAATACGAACAATTATCCGTTGACGCAGGGAGCCAATTCCATTTCGCCCAACTTCCGCGGACCAACGGTACAGTTCGATCAGTACCGGGATCGGGGGAGCAGTCCCCGGTTTCTGGCCAACTCCTTCGTCGAATGGGAAATTATTCCGGATTTAAGCGTCAAAACCAGTTTTGGTGTCGAGTACAATACCGATACCCGGAATCAGTTCGTGCCCGCAACCATGCCTTCCAATACGGCTCCAACGGCTAACATCAGTAATCCTTTGGTGAATAATGTCGCGGCGGCCAAGCGGTTGAATACCAGCTCTAACTGGCTTTGGGAGAACACCCTGCATTACCGCAAAACCATCGGAGCGGATCATTCTTTTGATCTGCTGGCGGGGTATACGGCTCAATCTGCGGTGGGTTCGGGCAACGTGATTACGGGCGTGAACGGCAGTTTTGTCAACGATCTGATTACGAACATCAGCGGGGCGGGTACCACAACGGCGACCAATTCGTATTCCAAAAACAATCTGGTTTCCTGGTTGGGTCGGGTTAACTACAGCTACAAGGATAAATACCTGTTGTCGGCGGCCATTCGGCGGGATGGTTCCTCCCGGTTTGGGGCGAACAACCGCTACGCCACCTTCCCCTCGGTATCGGCGGCCTGGCGATTGTCGGAAGAGAACTTCATGAAATCCATAGCGATCATCAGCGATCTGAAAATTCGCGGCAGTTATGGTCTGACAGGTAATAACAACATCGGAAATTACGCCTCGCAAAGCTACGCGACGCAGGCGAACTACGCCTTCGGATCGGGAGCGGGGAATCGGGTGTACGGCTATGCGGCGACCAACATTGCCAACGCGGGCCTGACCTGGGAAACCAACCAGCAAACCGATCTGGGACTGGAACTGGGCCTGTGGAAAGACCGGATCTCTTTAACTGCCGACGTCTATCAACGCCTCACGACGGGACTGCTCAATAACCGAAACGTTCCGGCAATTGTGGGAATCGCGGGTTCGGTGCTGGAAAACATTGGTAAGATTGAAAACAAGGGGCTGGAACTGTCGATTACGTCCCGCAACGTAAGCAGCGGAGACCTAAGTTGGACGACTAACGGTAACATTTCCTTCAACCAGAATCGCGTCGTCTCGCTGGTGACGGACAAACCCATTTACTACAGTGCGGGTGGTTTCACCAACTACGCCATCGTGATTCCGGGGATGCCGCTGGGTGAATTTTACGGCTACCGGCAGATTGGCGTATTCCGCGATCAGTCGGAGGTGGATGCAGGAGCAACCTGGGCCAGCGGTGGTTCCAAACCGGGAGACATCAAATACGAGGACGTGAACGGCGATGGAACAATCAACGCCTCGGATTTGACCTACCTCGGTAATCCGCTACCAAAATTCACGTACGGACTTACGAACACGCTGAGCTGGAAGGGTTTCGACCTAAACATTATTCTGCAAGGTTCACAAGGGAATAAAATCTGGGCTCAGTGGTTGCGGTCGGGTTATTTCTTCAACGGCAATGCTAATACCATCACCGATGTCGCCAATCGCTGGCGTTCGCCGAGTGACCCCGGCAATGGCTGGCAACCCCGGGCTACGAATACCGCGTCGGGCGGAGCCAATAACCCGTCGAGTCGCTATGTCTACGATGCTTCGTTCTTACGAATCCGTACGGTTTCGTTCGGCTACAGTTTGCCCTCGGAAGTCGTAAAACGCTGGAAATTCGAGCAGGCTCGTCTCTACGTGAGCGGTCAGAACCTCTACACCTTCACCAAGTACATCGGTTACAACCCCGAAGCCAACGACAACGGCAACACCACGGCTCCGACCTACGGCTATGATTCGGCCTCCTATCCGTTGGCTCGTACGATCACCGTTGGTCTCAATCTGGGTTTTTAA
- a CDS encoding AGE family epimerase/isomerase, which produces MKPSQYQQLYQDELLTSVIPFWLGKSGDETYGGYFTCLDTEGTVFDTDKFVWLQGRQVWCFAMLYNQVEQKQEWLDFAIQGAEFLKKHGRDEDGNWYFSLTQQGDPLIQPYNIFSDCFAAMAFGQLHLATGNAEYATIAQETFANILRRQSDPKGLYNKAFPGTRPLKNFALPMILTNLVLQLEHLIEPSVLEETIDAGIHAVMEEFYRPELGLILENITLEGEFSDSFEGRLINPGHGLESMWFIMDLAERRGDQALIRKATDLTLSLLEYGWDQQYGGIFYFLDVKGQPPLQLEWDQKLWWVHIETLISLLKGYLHTGDERCWEWFEKVHAYTWSHFPDPTHGEWFGYLNRQGDVLLPLKGGKWKGCFHIPRGLYQCWKTLEAIAQKKSATPLLQD; this is translated from the coding sequence ATGAAGCCATCGCAATACCAGCAACTGTACCAAGATGAATTACTAACGAGTGTTATTCCGTTCTGGCTCGGAAAGTCGGGTGATGAAACGTACGGGGGGTATTTCACCTGTCTTGATACGGAAGGAACCGTTTTTGATACCGACAAATTTGTTTGGCTTCAGGGCCGCCAGGTGTGGTGTTTCGCCATGCTCTACAATCAAGTAGAGCAAAAACAGGAATGGTTGGACTTTGCCATTCAGGGAGCCGAGTTCTTGAAAAAGCATGGGCGTGATGAAGACGGAAATTGGTATTTTTCACTAACTCAGCAGGGTGATCCCCTTATTCAACCCTACAATATCTTCTCGGATTGTTTCGCCGCCATGGCTTTCGGGCAATTGCACCTGGCTACGGGTAACGCCGAATACGCTACCATCGCTCAGGAAACGTTCGCCAACATTTTGCGGCGACAGTCTGATCCGAAGGGACTCTACAATAAGGCATTTCCAGGCACCCGGCCTTTGAAAAACTTTGCCTTACCCATGATTCTTACCAATCTGGTGCTGCAACTGGAGCATCTGATTGAACCATCGGTACTGGAAGAGACCATCGACGCGGGTATTCACGCCGTGATGGAAGAATTCTATCGCCCCGAGTTGGGTCTGATTTTGGAAAACATTACACTCGAAGGTGAGTTTTCGGATAGCTTTGAAGGTCGTCTGATCAATCCTGGTCACGGTCTGGAGTCGATGTGGTTCATTATGGATCTGGCCGAGCGGCGGGGCGATCAGGCCCTGATTCGCAAGGCTACCGACCTGACGCTTTCGTTACTGGAATACGGATGGGATCAGCAGTACGGAGGCATTTTCTACTTCCTGGACGTAAAAGGTCAGCCGCCTTTGCAGCTTGAGTGGGACCAGAAACTCTGGTGGGTACACATCGAAACGCTCATCAGTTTACTGAAAGGCTACCTGCACACGGGCGATGAACGCTGCTGGGAATGGTTTGAAAAAGTACACGCCTACACTTGGTCGCATTTCCCCGATCCCACGCACGGCGAATGGTTCGGGTATTTGAATCGGCAGGGAGACGTACTTTTGCCCCTGAAAGGTGGCAAATGGAAAGGCTGCTTCCACATTCCGCGGGGCTTGTACCAATGCTGGAAAACGCTGGAAGCGATTGCTCAGAAAAAGTCCGCTACGCCGCTTTTACAAGACTAA